The following coding sequences are from one Lipingzhangella halophila window:
- a CDS encoding XF1762 family protein — MGLRIVPVSLRDAGEYVAVWHRHHPRPPRGHKFSLGVCNAQGYLVGVAIVGRPVARGLDDARTLEVTRLATDGTANACSKLYGAAWRATRALGYDRLVTYTQHGESGASLRAAGWRPAAALPPRESWNRPGAAGSGATARMRWEAP, encoded by the coding sequence ATGGGCCTGCGCATCGTTCCCGTCTCACTGCGTGACGCCGGAGAGTACGTGGCCGTGTGGCACCGCCACCACCCCCGGCCCCCGCGGGGGCACAAGTTCAGCCTCGGGGTCTGCAACGCGCAGGGCTATCTGGTGGGGGTGGCCATCGTCGGCCGGCCCGTGGCGCGGGGCCTCGATGACGCGCGCACGCTGGAGGTTACCCGGCTGGCCACCGATGGCACGGCCAACGCGTGCTCGAAACTGTACGGGGCCGCATGGCGGGCTACCCGCGCGTTGGGCTATGACCGCCTGGTCACCTACACCCAACACGGCGAGTCTGGCGCCTCACTGCGCGCGGCCGGATGGCGCCCCGCGGCAGCGCTGCCGCCGCGGGAAAGCTGGAACCGTCCCGGTGCCGCCGGTAGCGGCGCCACCGCCCGGATGCGGTGGGAAGCCCCATGA
- a CDS encoding helix-turn-helix domain-containing protein — translation MTRKQENNADQLKRGDKKDGDTYPAAPASSSTGERDAGPVPPEVYTPAEAAELLKVPESWLRKKAAQRAVPCTFLGKHLRFSAEDLHRIVREATRDPVTSRGAPPHRTE, via the coding sequence GTGACCCGCAAGCAAGAAAACAACGCTGACCAGCTGAAACGTGGTGACAAAAAGGATGGCGACACCTACCCTGCAGCTCCCGCATCCTCCAGTACGGGGGAGCGGGATGCCGGTCCGGTGCCGCCAGAGGTCTATACCCCCGCCGAGGCGGCCGAGCTTCTCAAGGTGCCCGAGTCCTGGCTGCGCAAGAAAGCCGCGCAGCGGGCGGTGCCCTGCACCTTCCTCGGCAAGCACCTGCGCTTCAGCGCTGAGGACCTGCACCGGATCGTGCGCGAGGCGACACGGGACCCGGTCACCAGCCGGGGCGCCCCGCCTCACCGGACAGAGTAA
- a CDS encoding tyrosine-type recombinase/integrase produces MRYQRLDNTWASKGGFETKTAALNWGQEQEAHVRAGTWIDPKEQEITFGEFAAQWWAQARLSDNTAAKYRSYLDAHILPAWKDWPLIAIFNNHLEIQGWVNRLHDELAEPSVASVFALFSTLCNTAVRARRIPANPCNGVRVSSGGYETDRQVATPVQVLRAAMRLHHTFGRAGFVLCLLNAYTGARWSELVALESHEYDEVNHAIPVRTPLQETAGRLKKAKRAKTPAGKRWIPLPGFLNALYVDLRSAVEPGERCSPALRVGSCGAGTSVPGSGAPPGTGNPRARRCGCGHRSCPGSPSTRAATPTARGWPTTASPKSAGPRGWAIGCRAWPTSTNTSPPIPKPGS; encoded by the coding sequence GTGCGCTACCAGCGCCTGGACAACACCTGGGCATCCAAGGGCGGCTTCGAAACCAAAACCGCCGCGCTGAACTGGGGACAGGAGCAGGAGGCCCACGTCCGCGCCGGAACCTGGATCGACCCCAAGGAGCAGGAGATCACCTTCGGGGAGTTCGCCGCCCAGTGGTGGGCACAGGCCCGCCTGTCGGACAACACCGCGGCCAAGTACCGCTCCTACCTGGATGCCCACATCCTGCCGGCCTGGAAGGACTGGCCGCTGATCGCGATCTTCAACAACCACCTGGAGATCCAAGGCTGGGTCAACCGGCTACACGACGAGTTGGCCGAACCCTCGGTGGCCTCGGTATTCGCGCTGTTCTCCACCCTGTGCAACACCGCCGTGCGTGCCCGCCGGATCCCCGCCAACCCCTGCAACGGAGTACGGGTCTCCTCCGGCGGCTACGAGACAGACCGACAGGTCGCCACCCCGGTGCAGGTGCTGCGGGCGGCCATGCGGTTGCACCACACGTTCGGCCGCGCCGGCTTCGTGCTGTGCCTGCTCAACGCCTACACCGGGGCGCGCTGGTCGGAGCTTGTGGCGTTGGAGTCCCACGAGTACGACGAGGTCAACCACGCCATCCCGGTACGCACCCCACTCCAGGAGACCGCCGGGCGGTTGAAGAAAGCCAAACGGGCGAAAACGCCGGCGGGTAAACGGTGGATCCCGTTGCCCGGCTTTCTCAACGCCCTCTACGTCGACCTCCGCAGCGCGGTCGAACCCGGGGAGCGGTGTTCACCGGCCCTCAGGGTGGGCAGCTGCGGCGCGGGAACTTCCGTGCCCGGTTCTGGCGCCCCGCCTGGGACGGGCAACCCCAGAGCGAGGAGGTGTGGTTGCGGTCACCGATCCTGCCCGGGTTCACCTTCAACGAGGGCCGCCACACCCACCGCACGTGGCTGGCCGACGACGGCATCCCCGAAGTCGGCCGGGCCGCGCGGCTGGGCCATCGGATGCCGGGCATGGCCAACGTCTACGAACACGTCACCGCCGATACCAAAGCCCGGATCCTGA
- a CDS encoding DUF2637 domain-containing protein — MSSPVWPRWTTTATVLLLAAIAAVVSYAHMFELALRHGEPAWRAGLFPLSVDGMIIAASMTLLTDARQGRRGGVLPWSLLIVGSAASLAANVAVADPTVWSRVIHAWPSFALMGAYELLMRHFRMAAYGERTAYTDDGSGAKRDSDDANGDAVGSAGAQEFAVGGLRVIESDSGATPPLDPVDPGGVAVPPIQVEAWNWALKHRREDGALPTGSEIAAAFGRKQRWGRLVKQRGQQGVLDQLVA; from the coding sequence ATGTCGAGTCCGGTGTGGCCGCGCTGGACCACCACCGCCACCGTCCTGCTGCTGGCCGCGATCGCAGCCGTGGTCTCCTACGCCCACATGTTCGAGCTGGCGTTGCGTCACGGCGAGCCCGCCTGGCGCGCCGGCCTGTTCCCATTATCGGTCGACGGCATGATCATCGCCGCGTCGATGACCCTCCTGACCGACGCCCGCCAGGGGCGGCGTGGGGGAGTGCTGCCGTGGAGCCTGCTGATCGTTGGTAGCGCGGCCTCGCTGGCCGCCAACGTCGCGGTGGCCGATCCGACCGTGTGGTCACGGGTGATCCACGCTTGGCCGAGCTTCGCCCTGATGGGTGCTTACGAGTTGCTCATGCGCCACTTCCGTATGGCTGCTTATGGCGAACGCACGGCTTACACCGACGACGGGTCGGGCGCGAAACGCGACAGCGACGACGCTAATGGCGACGCGGTCGGTTCGGCCGGTGCGCAGGAGTTCGCCGTTGGAGGCTTGCGTGTGATCGAGTCCGACAGCGGTGCGACTCCGCCACTCGATCCTGTGGATCCGGGGGGCGTGGCTGTCCCGCCTATTCAGGTCGAGGCCTGGAACTGGGCGCTGAAGCACCGGCGCGAGGATGGTGCCCTCCCGACGGGAAGCGAGATCGCTGCGGCGTTCGGACGGAAGCAGCGTTGGGGGCGGCTAGTCAAACAGCGCGGCCAGCAGGGAGTACTCGATCAACTCGTCGCATGA
- a CDS encoding SbtR family transcriptional regulator: protein MSSVRSTHQCCSPVSINRALREALARDAAGQAPDPAPAARREFSDALAVLLRRAQATGAVRPDVGVAEVHALVAACASMAQPGWEDGGSGSGGRRVEGRRGPDLEASGSEPKKSGSGAAGALEGPQVGRPRLAEPDWAAHRRCPKVPRSSGAPRRGGTGDRRHHGAPRPPPRWPGERVQARHTGTTPAPACVEASATGTATGDGDSPTWITESSRRRAWSWFSP from the coding sequence GTGAGCTCAGTCAGATCGACACACCAGTGCTGCTCCCCGGTTTCCATCAACCGGGCGCTGCGCGAGGCGCTCGCTCGTGACGCGGCGGGGCAGGCGCCGGACCCGGCGCCGGCGGCCCGGCGGGAGTTCAGTGACGCACTGGCCGTGCTGCTGCGGCGCGCGCAGGCGACCGGGGCGGTGCGCCCCGACGTGGGGGTGGCGGAGGTGCACGCGCTCGTCGCGGCGTGCGCGTCGATGGCGCAGCCCGGGTGGGAGGACGGCGGATCGGGGAGCGGGGGGCGTCGGGTCGAGGGCCGCCGGGGCCCCGACCTCGAGGCGAGCGGCAGCGAGCCCAAGAAATCAGGGTCGGGGGCCGCCGGGGCTCTGGAGGGTCCGCAGGTGGGGCGCCCGCGATTGGCGGAGCCCGATTGGGCGGCACACCGGAGGTGCCCGAAGGTTCCCCGGAGTTCTGGGGCGCCGCGCCGTGGTGGCACGGGAGACCGGCGACATCATGGAGCGCCCCGGCCGCCGCCCCGGTGGCCGGGTGAGCGCGTTCAGGCCCGTCACACGGGAACCACACCCGCCCCGGCCTGCGTCGAAGCATCAGCTACCGGCACTGCCACCGGAGACGGAGACTCCCCCACATGGATAACAGAATCATCGCGACGTCGAGCCTGGTCGTGGTTCTCGCCTTGA
- a CDS encoding OmpA family protein — MDNRIIATSSLVVVLALTSCGLLPGSSGEQEPAPSEEGAEQQDYGDFPYEKEGRIFIEGGDDVNQRLGINGLQSGPEYTVLEIEVTMIDATTGGSRVSSPSRLVDPIDGLAYEQLTDEQGQAFGPYFTEDEDVGTLPVLQNIPQAYRVYFPPLPEYVTHITYTGQGMGAMTGIPVEHVDEISPAEEPNANELIDEETWEPVEDIGEDTTVVYPLHEPEGDFWDAPRQMESMVDDGEIAVTRAGTEETFALNADLAFEFDESELQPEVEDRLTELATYMSENLDAEGPIEITGHTDSVGDDAYNRTLSEERAEAVREIVEPELGESFEIQTDGLGSSEPLIAEEGEDEEAQARNRRVEISQERPFDQVIEDENARHEGILERAGDPAAFNADDGEAEVTLSDGDVELNVYPFVRDGAYVVAVMGFANTGSEPVTPDLSGAATRLPGQPDQFSEGTLGGFQTEDGDGVTHSVVQLNHPEEGYSSFAEEVHELHPGDEYRTIAWFLAPEKDVETLTLQTGAFGDAADVPIRG; from the coding sequence ATGGATAACAGAATCATCGCGACGTCGAGCCTGGTCGTGGTTCTCGCCTTGACTTCCTGCGGCCTGTTGCCGGGATCATCCGGCGAGCAGGAGCCCGCACCCTCCGAAGAGGGCGCGGAGCAACAGGACTACGGGGACTTCCCCTACGAGAAGGAAGGCCGCATCTTCATCGAAGGCGGCGACGACGTGAACCAACGTCTGGGCATCAACGGGCTGCAGAGCGGCCCCGAGTACACCGTGCTGGAGATCGAGGTCACGATGATCGACGCCACGACGGGCGGTTCGAGGGTCTCCTCACCCTCCCGCCTGGTGGACCCCATTGACGGGCTTGCCTACGAACAGCTGACCGATGAGCAGGGCCAGGCCTTCGGCCCCTACTTCACCGAGGACGAGGACGTGGGGACGCTTCCCGTGCTCCAGAACATCCCCCAGGCATACCGGGTGTACTTCCCCCCGCTGCCGGAGTACGTCACGCACATCACCTACACCGGCCAGGGCATGGGCGCGATGACCGGGATCCCGGTCGAGCACGTGGACGAGATCAGCCCGGCCGAGGAGCCCAACGCCAACGAGCTGATCGACGAGGAGACCTGGGAGCCCGTCGAGGACATCGGCGAGGACACCACCGTCGTCTACCCGCTCCACGAGCCCGAGGGCGACTTCTGGGACGCGCCGAGGCAGATGGAGAGCATGGTCGACGACGGCGAGATCGCCGTCACCCGGGCCGGCACCGAGGAGACCTTCGCACTCAACGCCGACCTGGCCTTCGAGTTCGATGAGTCCGAGCTCCAGCCCGAGGTGGAGGACCGGCTCACCGAGCTCGCGACGTACATGAGCGAGAACCTCGACGCCGAGGGCCCCATCGAGATCACCGGCCACACCGACAGCGTGGGTGACGACGCCTACAACCGGACGCTGTCGGAGGAGCGGGCCGAGGCCGTGCGGGAGATCGTGGAGCCGGAGCTGGGCGAGAGCTTCGAGATCCAAACCGATGGGCTCGGCAGCTCCGAGCCGCTCATCGCCGAGGAGGGCGAGGACGAGGAAGCCCAGGCCCGAAACAGGCGGGTGGAGATCTCCCAGGAGCGTCCGTTCGACCAGGTCATCGAGGATGAGAACGCCCGCCACGAGGGCATCCTGGAGCGCGCCGGCGACCCCGCGGCCTTCAACGCCGACGACGGCGAGGCCGAGGTCACGCTCAGTGACGGCGACGTGGAGCTCAACGTCTATCCGTTCGTGCGCGACGGCGCCTACGTGGTCGCGGTGATGGGCTTCGCCAACACCGGTTCCGAGCCGGTCACCCCGGACCTGAGTGGCGCGGCCACGCGACTGCCCGGCCAGCCGGACCAGTTCAGCGAGGGCACCCTCGGCGGGTTCCAGACCGAGGACGGCGACGGGGTCACCCACTCCGTGGTGCAGCTGAACCACCCGGAGGAGGGCTATTCCAGCTTCGCCGAGGAGGTGCACGAGCTGCACCCCGGCGATGAGTACCGCACCATCGCCTGGTTCCTCGCCCCCGAGAAGGACGTTGAAACTCTGACCCTCCAGACCGGCGCCTTCGGCGATGCCGCCGACGTCCCCATTCGGGGCTAG
- a CDS encoding transposase — protein MPERQTHDYVRAGRTILFAVLDAASGTVIAAQHRKHRSIEFRKLLNQIDRETPSDLDVHLVLDNYGTHKAPIIKEWLLAHPQFHLHFIPTNSSWMNLVGRFFAEITRRMIRRGTYTSVCATDVDR, from the coding sequence GTGCCCGAGCGCCAGACCCACGACTACGTCCGCGCAGGTAGGACCATCCTGTTCGCGGTCCTGGACGCGGCCTCGGGCACGGTGATCGCCGCCCAGCACCGCAAGCACCGATCCATCGAGTTCCGCAAACTCCTCAACCAGATCGACAGGGAGACACCCTCGGACCTGGACGTGCATCTGGTCCTGGACAACTACGGCACGCACAAGGCCCCGATCATCAAGGAATGGCTGCTGGCCCACCCCCAGTTCCACCTGCATTTCATCCCGACCAACTCCAGCTGGATGAACCTGGTCGGGCGGTTCTTCGCCGAGATCACCCGCCGAATGATCCGACGCGGCACCTACACTTCGGTCTGCGCTACAGACGTGGATCGATGA
- a CDS encoding DUF899 domain-containing protein, whose product MTEHRAATREEWLTARRELLEAEKELTRRSDEVARRRQELPWVRIYKEYRFDTDEGSASLADLFRGRSQLLVYHFMFGPDYTAGCPACSAIADGFNGFVVHLAKHDVMLWAVSRAPLAKLQAYKQRMGWSFPWASSLGSDFNDDFSVHFTEEQQREGGIEYNYQREPAWQPRGDEGSDPFAAMCGTDAATYTRERPGMSAFVLEDGVVCHTYSSYARGLDGLWGMYQWLDRAPKGRNETDLWFRRHDEYDS is encoded by the coding sequence ATGACCGAGCATCGAGCGGCGACACGTGAAGAGTGGCTTACCGCGCGGCGGGAACTCCTCGAGGCCGAGAAAGAGCTGACGCGACGCAGTGACGAGGTTGCGCGGCGACGGCAGGAGCTGCCGTGGGTTCGTATCTACAAGGAGTACCGCTTCGACACCGACGAGGGGAGCGCCTCCTTGGCGGACCTGTTCCGAGGACGCTCGCAGCTGCTCGTCTATCACTTCATGTTTGGGCCCGACTACACGGCAGGGTGCCCCGCCTGCTCGGCGATCGCCGACGGCTTCAACGGCTTCGTCGTCCACCTGGCCAAGCACGACGTAATGCTTTGGGCGGTGTCGCGGGCTCCGCTCGCGAAACTGCAGGCGTACAAGCAGCGGATGGGGTGGAGCTTCCCCTGGGCGTCGTCGCTTGGCAGCGACTTTAACGACGACTTCAGTGTCCACTTCACCGAGGAGCAACAGCGCGAGGGCGGTATCGAGTACAACTACCAGCGCGAGCCCGCTTGGCAGCCACGTGGCGACGAGGGGTCCGACCCCTTCGCGGCTATGTGCGGAACCGACGCGGCCACGTACACGCGCGAGCGGCCGGGTATGAGCGCGTTCGTACTCGAGGACGGCGTCGTTTGCCACACCTACTCGTCCTATGCGCGCGGGCTGGACGGCCTCTGGGGGATGTACCAGTGGCTCGACCGCGCACCCAAGGGGCGCAACGAGACCGATCTCTGGTTCCGTCGCCACGACGAGTACGACAGCTAG
- a CDS encoding polysaccharide deacetylase family protein encodes MGDANLSHPLPTAANGSQETHLTCPDTETGWSQERGLTEEAVPDDYAVPVTANYPVIPNADALNERLAEAVDQRVGNFTVVNPSATGFEADWEISVAADGIVGVRMTWTEEDSQGEHLGYETHWYDAETGRAAYSTELLAGQEQLEALNELVIAQLEGEEISQDALQPVLGLYDSIAFNDDGNLVVEFDEGQVAPESEGRVSAVIASTEAAPLLSNFGTHAQEAARAVEEDFTAEVVETIGEATPVPGRMEDWTESIDCTDSNTRCVALTFDDGPGSRTPDLLDTLAEHDAPATFFQTGEMIDRYPETVRRAYAEGHQLGNHTINHPDLTPLDAAEIRDELAPVNEQIWRLTGDRPVIQRPPYGATNETVAEVSQELGLAQILWNVDTEDWKDRDSEIVAQRALDDAQPGAIILMHDIHDTTVDAVPAILEGLAEDGYTLATVSDLLGETEPGELYYSRGRPTLPPESGPDA; translated from the coding sequence ATGGGAGACGCGAACCTCTCCCACCCGCTCCCAACGGCCGCGAACGGCTCCCAAGAGACCCACCTGACCTGCCCGGACACCGAGACGGGCTGGTCACAGGAACGGGGGCTGACCGAGGAGGCCGTGCCGGACGACTACGCGGTCCCCGTCACGGCCAACTACCCCGTGATCCCGAACGCCGACGCGCTGAACGAGCGCCTGGCGGAAGCCGTCGACCAGCGGGTCGGCAACTTCACGGTCGTGAACCCCTCAGCCACGGGGTTCGAGGCCGACTGGGAGATCAGCGTCGCCGCGGACGGGATCGTGGGCGTTCGGATGACCTGGACCGAAGAGGACTCGCAGGGCGAGCACCTCGGGTACGAGACCCACTGGTACGACGCCGAGACCGGACGAGCGGCGTACTCCACCGAACTCCTCGCCGGACAGGAACAGCTGGAAGCGCTCAACGAGCTGGTCATTGCGCAGCTGGAGGGCGAAGAGATCAGCCAGGACGCGCTCCAACCGGTGCTGGGCCTGTACGACTCGATCGCGTTCAACGACGACGGCAACCTGGTGGTGGAGTTCGACGAAGGACAGGTCGCACCGGAGAGTGAGGGTCGGGTAAGCGCTGTCATCGCGAGCACCGAGGCCGCTCCGCTGCTCTCCAACTTCGGCACGCACGCCCAGGAAGCCGCTCGGGCGGTGGAGGAGGACTTCACAGCCGAGGTGGTCGAGACGATCGGTGAGGCTACCCCGGTGCCAGGGCGCATGGAGGACTGGACCGAGAGCATCGACTGCACCGACTCCAACACCAGGTGCGTGGCGCTGACCTTCGATGACGGCCCCGGGTCGCGCACCCCCGACCTCCTGGACACCCTGGCCGAGCATGATGCGCCCGCGACGTTCTTCCAGACGGGCGAGATGATCGACAGGTACCCCGAGACCGTGCGCCGCGCGTACGCGGAGGGGCACCAGCTCGGCAACCACACCATCAACCACCCCGACCTGACCCCCCTGGACGCGGCCGAGATCCGCGACGAGCTGGCCCCGGTCAACGAGCAGATCTGGCGCCTGACCGGGGACAGGCCGGTGATTCAGCGTCCGCCCTACGGCGCCACGAACGAAACGGTCGCCGAGGTCTCCCAGGAGCTAGGGCTGGCGCAGATCCTGTGGAACGTCGACACCGAGGACTGGAAGGACCGGGACTCGGAGATCGTGGCCCAGCGGGCCCTCGACGACGCGCAGCCGGGAGCGATCATCCTGATGCACGACATCCACGACACGACGGTCGACGCGGTTCCGGCCATCCTCGAAGGGCTGGCGGAGGATGGGTACACCCTGGCCACGGTGTCGGATCTACTCGGGGAGACCGAGCCGGGCGAGCTCTACTACAGCAGGGGTCGGCCCACACTGCCGCCCGAGTCCGGCCCGGACGCCTGA
- a CDS encoding DUF2637 domain-containing protein: MHTSPLSRWTTIATVCLLAAIAAVVSYAHMFELALRHGEPAWRAGLFPLSVDGMIVAASLSLLSDARQGRRGGTLPWTLLIVGSAASLAANVAVAEPTVWSRVIHAWPSFALMGAYELLMRHFRVAARGERTEYAGGGIGVRGSEASEEQGDYSSAGVQDLGDGGLHVAGDNSDAVSVLGVVDSGGVAVPLIQLEAWRWALEHRRDDGSLPTGGEIAAAFGRKQRWGRLVKQRGQQGVLQREAA, encoded by the coding sequence GTGCACACGTCGCCCCTCTCGCGCTGGACCACGATCGCGACCGTCTGCCTGCTGGCCGCGATCGCCGCGGTCGTCTCCTATGCCCACATGTTCGAACTGGCACTGCGCCACGGCGAACCGGCCTGGCGCGCCGGCCTGTTCCCGCTCTCGGTCGACGGCATGATCGTCGCCGCCTCCCTGTCCCTGCTCAGCGACGCCCGCCAGGGGAGGCGCGGGGGAACGCTGCCCTGGACGCTGCTGATCGTCGGCAGCGCCGCGTCCCTGGCCGCCAACGTCGCGGTGGCCGAGCCAACCGTGTGGTCGCGGGTGATCCACGCCTGGCCGAGCTTCGCCCTGATGGGCGCCTACGAGCTGCTCATGCGCCACTTCCGCGTGGCCGCCCGCGGCGAACGCACGGAGTACGCCGGCGGTGGGATTGGCGTACGCGGCAGCGAGGCTTCGGAGGAGCAGGGGGATTACAGCTCTGCAGGTGTGCAGGACCTTGGTGATGGAGGACTCCATGTGGCCGGAGACAACAGTGATGCGGTTTCGGTACTCGGTGTAGTCGATTCTGGGGGAGTGGCGGTTCCGCTCATCCAGCTCGAGGCCTGGCGCTGGGCGTTGGAGCATCGGCGGGATGACGGTTCCCTACCGACCGGCGGTGAGATCGCCGCGGCCTTCGGCCGGAAGCAGCGGTGGGGCAGGCTGGTCAAGCAGCGAGGACAGCAAGGAGTGCTCCAACGGGAGGCCGCCTAA